A window of the Streptomyces luomodiensis genome harbors these coding sequences:
- a CDS encoding NUDIX domain-containing protein: MKRIIARLWRIIRGPMQWRVLWLAHAKFMVGVTGVVRDDAGRVLLLRHRMWPPGRQWGLPTGYAVKGEEFARTVVREVREETGLEVKPGRLVHLKSGYRLRIEAAYEAVLVGGELKIDSFEILEAKWFSPDELPEGMQESHRLLILGKDPND, translated from the coding sequence ATGAAGCGGATCATTGCCCGCCTGTGGCGGATCATCCGGGGCCCGATGCAGTGGCGAGTCCTGTGGCTGGCGCACGCGAAGTTCATGGTCGGCGTAACCGGCGTTGTCCGTGACGACGCGGGCCGGGTGCTGCTGCTGCGCCACCGCATGTGGCCGCCGGGCCGCCAGTGGGGCCTGCCCACCGGCTACGCCGTCAAGGGCGAGGAGTTCGCGCGGACGGTCGTCCGGGAGGTGCGCGAGGAGACCGGCCTGGAGGTCAAGCCGGGCCGCCTGGTGCACCTCAAGAGCGGTTACCGGCTGCGCATCGAAGCCGCCTACGAGGCCGTACTCGTCGGTGGCGAACTGAAGATCGACAGCTTCGAGATCCTGGAGGCGAAATGGTTCTCGCCGGACGAACTGCCCGAGGGGATGCAGGAGTCGCACCGGCTCCTGATCCTGGGCAAGGACCCGAACGACTGA
- a CDS encoding helix-turn-helix domain-containing protein — MEPSSVRPAPENTPGDLVRRTRRAKGMTLCQLGQLTGYSTAQVSRYERGISPLTDVMVLRRFATALGIPPQTLGLAPEPVAQHGQPAAPITAYPRLPGPRVTGTAQDDGGEDAVRRRQILALTLTAAAAVGAPAGAEPVRGAAIGDALIDRLRDAMLGLHPAADLPPTDLHGELARAAADARNCRYDTLAVRLPRLLSTAHAAPEGSAADGVLAQSYLLTTRVLAKLEDQQLGWMAADRARQLAEAVGDPLAIAEAVRQLAVLARRAGWNDQAMTIALSAADAPALRDAGPDGTAARGLLIQSAAYTAARDHDQAGMRKLTKEAAAIAGELGGTRLRAHGGFSSATVQLHLISAECRAGDPSAAIAAADKLAPQVLPSIERRARYHVDVATAYARWGRRQQCTDALLAAEFQAPQEVCGRPAVRTLISGLLVSGRTSPELRGLAARTGVLAR; from the coding sequence ATGGAACCGAGCAGCGTACGGCCAGCCCCCGAGAACACCCCCGGCGACCTCGTGCGCCGCACCCGCCGGGCAAAAGGGATGACGCTGTGCCAGCTCGGGCAGCTCACCGGCTACTCCACCGCGCAGGTCTCCCGCTACGAACGCGGCATCTCACCCCTGACCGACGTGATGGTGCTGCGCCGGTTCGCGACCGCCCTGGGCATTCCGCCCCAGACCCTGGGACTCGCCCCCGAACCAGTCGCCCAGCACGGTCAACCAGCTGCGCCGATCACCGCCTATCCACGTCTCCCGGGACCTAGGGTGACGGGGACAGCCCAGGACGATGGCGGGGAGGACGCGGTGCGACGACGGCAGATACTCGCCCTGACCCTCACGGCAGCCGCGGCGGTTGGTGCCCCGGCCGGGGCCGAGCCGGTGCGCGGAGCCGCCATCGGCGACGCACTCATCGACCGCCTGCGGGACGCCATGCTCGGCCTCCACCCGGCTGCCGACTTACCCCCTACCGACCTGCACGGGGAACTGGCTCGGGCCGCCGCCGACGCCCGCAACTGCCGGTATGACACCCTCGCCGTACGGCTGCCCCGCCTCCTGAGCACGGCCCACGCTGCGCCCGAGGGCTCGGCGGCTGACGGCGTGCTGGCGCAGAGCTATCTGCTGACCACCCGAGTCCTGGCGAAGCTGGAGGACCAGCAGCTCGGCTGGATGGCCGCGGACCGCGCCCGGCAGCTCGCCGAGGCTGTCGGCGACCCCCTGGCGATCGCCGAGGCAGTCCGGCAACTCGCCGTGCTGGCCCGCCGGGCAGGCTGGAACGACCAGGCGATGACGATCGCTCTCTCCGCCGCCGACGCGCCAGCCCTGCGTGACGCCGGACCCGACGGGACGGCTGCCCGCGGCCTGCTGATCCAGTCCGCTGCCTACACAGCTGCCCGCGACCACGACCAGGCCGGCATGCGGAAGCTCACCAAGGAGGCCGCCGCCATCGCCGGGGAACTCGGGGGTACGCGGCTGCGCGCCCACGGCGGGTTCAGCAGCGCCACGGTCCAGCTCCACCTGATCTCGGCCGAGTGTCGCGCCGGCGACCCATCCGCCGCCATCGCCGCCGCTGACAAGCTCGCGCCACAGGTGCTGCCCAGCATTGAGCGCCGCGCCCGTTACCACGTCGATGTCGCCACTGCCTACGCCCGGTGGGGACGCCGCCAGCAGTGCACCGACGCCCTACTGGCTGCCGAATTCCAGGCGCCGCAGGAGGTCTGCGGGCGCCCGGCGGTCCGCACGCTTATCTCCGGCCTGTTGGTCTCCGGCCGTACGTCGCCGGAACTCCGGGGGCTGGCCGCGCGGACCGGTGTCCTTGCCCGGTAG
- a CDS encoding HD domain-containing protein, giving the protein MADDLHAVARFLFEAGALKQNRRTGWWMAGVRDPETVAEHAWRTSLIASIIAQLEGADPARAALMAVWHDSQETRTGDVNYLGKKYAPSPDPQAVTADQTVDMPEGLASAVRAWVGEYEAKESPEAVCARDADKLECLLQGLEYLSQGYENAQRWVDNSRSRLVTETGKRLADELLNQGSLDWLRAALGEKP; this is encoded by the coding sequence GTGGCTGACGACCTGCATGCGGTGGCACGCTTCCTGTTCGAAGCTGGCGCGCTGAAGCAGAACCGCAGGACAGGCTGGTGGATGGCTGGTGTGCGAGACCCTGAAACAGTCGCTGAGCATGCCTGGCGCACTTCGCTGATTGCCTCGATCATCGCCCAGCTGGAAGGCGCCGATCCTGCCCGAGCCGCTCTCATGGCCGTCTGGCATGACTCGCAGGAGACACGTACTGGCGACGTGAACTACCTGGGCAAGAAGTACGCGCCCAGCCCCGACCCGCAGGCGGTGACCGCTGACCAGACCGTCGACATGCCCGAGGGCCTCGCTTCCGCTGTACGGGCATGGGTCGGCGAGTACGAAGCGAAGGAATCGCCCGAGGCGGTATGCGCTCGCGACGCAGATAAGCTCGAGTGTCTGCTACAGGGACTCGAATACCTGTCCCAGGGATACGAAAACGCCCAGCGCTGGGTCGACAACAGCCGTAGCCGGTTGGTGACAGAAACCGGCAAGCGCCTTGCTGACGAACTGCTGAACCAGGGATCTCTCGACTGGCTCCGTGCAGCGCTGGGCGAGAAGCCGTAG
- a CDS encoding DUF4352 domain-containing protein: MRARAVAVIATAVLCLSLAACGSEDDKGSGISTNPKTESSSQAASADETAGTEDTKDAKDAAADASEQPADARVGDTITLSGQEDGEQLDVTMKKWLDPAKSADEFTTPGAGKRWVAVQVQLTNTGTATYSDSPSNGLQAVDTDGQRFDATFADITAGPQMTSDLKLPAGDKALGWVVLEVPEASKIATLQFTMNSGFADETGQWKIG, from the coding sequence ATGCGCGCCCGCGCCGTCGCCGTCATCGCCACCGCCGTCCTCTGCCTGTCTCTCGCCGCATGCGGCAGCGAGGACGACAAGGGCAGCGGCATCAGCACCAACCCCAAGACCGAGTCCTCCTCACAAGCCGCCTCCGCCGACGAGACCGCGGGCACCGAGGACACCAAGGACGCCAAGGACGCCGCCGCAGACGCATCCGAGCAGCCCGCGGACGCCCGCGTCGGGGACACCATCACGCTCTCGGGCCAAGAGGACGGCGAACAGCTCGACGTCACCATGAAGAAGTGGCTGGACCCCGCCAAGAGCGCGGATGAGTTCACCACGCCCGGGGCCGGCAAGCGCTGGGTCGCGGTTCAGGTCCAGCTCACCAACACCGGCACCGCCACGTACAGCGACAGCCCGTCCAACGGTCTCCAGGCCGTGGACACCGACGGCCAGCGGTTCGACGCCACGTTCGCCGACATCACGGCCGGCCCGCAGATGACCTCCGACCTCAAGCTCCCGGCGGGTGACAAGGCACTCGGCTGGGTCGTCCTCGAGGTACCCGAGGCATCGAAGATCGCCACGCTGCAGTTCACGATGAACAGTGGCTTCGCCGACGAGACCGGCCAGTGGAAGATCGGCTAG
- a CDS encoding MerR family transcriptional regulator — translation MRIGELAARTGVSVRALRYYEEQELLASERSPSGQRHYPDTAVERVLFIQHLYAAGLSSKVLRELLPCTHTGIATPDILARLAAERDRINAQMADLAMTRDRLEAVIEAAHGTVDGGVCIPQSAA, via the coding sequence GTGCGCATCGGAGAACTCGCCGCTCGCACGGGTGTCAGCGTGCGAGCGCTGCGCTACTACGAGGAGCAGGAGCTGCTCGCCTCGGAGCGCAGCCCCAGCGGCCAGCGTCACTACCCCGACACCGCGGTCGAGCGCGTGCTGTTCATCCAGCACCTCTACGCCGCGGGCCTGTCGAGCAAGGTCCTCCGCGAACTCCTCCCCTGTACCCACACCGGTATCGCCACCCCCGACATCCTCGCCCGCCTGGCCGCCGAACGCGACCGCATCAACGCCCAGATGGCCGACCTGGCCATGACCCGCGACCGCCTCGAGGCCGTCATCGAGGCGGCGCACGGCACGGTCGACGGCGGGGTGTGCATCCCGCAATCCGCTGCTTGA
- a CDS encoding helix-turn-helix transcriptional regulator, producing MGGAAESHTGWTFLTNHARVLAAIADDPNVRIRDIAAHCRLTERAVQKIIVDLEQDGYLSHTREGRTNTYRIEPGKVLRHPAEAGLPVASLLSLLLKDEVQRTERADEPAPRLS from the coding sequence ATGGGAGGAGCTGCTGAGTCGCACACCGGATGGACATTCCTGACCAACCACGCCCGCGTCCTGGCCGCGATCGCCGATGACCCGAACGTGCGTATCCGCGACATCGCCGCGCACTGTCGGCTGACGGAGCGTGCCGTCCAGAAGATCATCGTTGACCTGGAGCAGGACGGATATCTGTCCCACACCCGTGAGGGGCGCACCAACACGTACCGCATCGAGCCGGGGAAGGTCCTGCGCCACCCGGCCGAAGCCGGGCTCCCCGTGGCCTCGCTCCTCTCCCTGCTCCTCAAGGACGAGGTCCAGCGCACCGAGCGCGCCGACGAGCCCGCACCGCGACTATCCTGA
- a CDS encoding STAS domain-containing protein → MHAREAIMPESGHHPPHRPMNDAAPGTSADSTPPYPSALLTDSYSEGPRKVVMVRGEVDYETAPALTAALREALRTSADGVDLDLDAVRFWDCSALNALLRLRREALAHGKTVTVRSASRFVRRVLTLTGTSPLFRLPGGGTDAVV, encoded by the coding sequence GTGCACGCACGAGAGGCCATCATGCCCGAGTCCGGACACCACCCGCCGCACAGGCCCATGAACGACGCGGCACCCGGCACATCGGCCGACTCGACGCCGCCGTACCCGTCCGCCCTCCTCACCGACAGCTACTCGGAGGGGCCCCGGAAGGTCGTCATGGTCCGGGGCGAAGTGGACTACGAGACCGCCCCCGCCCTGACCGCCGCCCTGCGCGAGGCCCTGCGCACGTCCGCCGACGGTGTCGACCTGGACCTCGACGCGGTGCGGTTCTGGGACTGCTCGGCCCTCAACGCGCTGCTGAGGCTGCGCCGAGAGGCGCTCGCGCACGGCAAGACGGTCACCGTCCGTTCCGCGAGTCGCTTCGTCAGGCGAGTCCTCACCCTGACCGGTACATCGCCGCTGTTCCGGCTCCCGGGCGGCGGCACCGACGCGGTGGTCTGA
- a CDS encoding Clp protease N-terminal domain-containing protein, whose amino-acid sequence MPYDAGARKVLELTFREALRLGHNYIGTEHILLALLEHEGGSGLLSGLGIDKAAAAENIAQVLARIAAAIENESKNESKNESENGSGSEKEA is encoded by the coding sequence ATTCCGTACGACGCGGGCGCCCGCAAGGTGCTGGAACTCACCTTCCGCGAGGCCCTGCGGCTGGGCCACAACTACATCGGCACCGAGCACATCCTCCTCGCCCTCCTCGAACACGAGGGCGGCTCGGGCCTGCTGAGCGGCCTCGGCATCGACAAGGCCGCCGCCGCGGAGAACATCGCCCAGGTGCTGGCCCGGATCGCCGCGGCCATCGAGAACGAGAGCAAGAACGAGAGCAAGAACGAGAGCGAGAACGGGAGCGGGAGCGAGAAGGAGGCGTGA
- a CDS encoding MaoC family dehydratase has translation MNSDAPTVRCDRYLEDYRPGESHDCGSVTVTEEEIVEFATRFDPQFFHVDPEAAADGPFGGLIASGWHTTALMMRLYADHYLSPVASLGGPGVDELRWTAPVRPGDTLRLRVTVLEARPSRSKPDRGILRSRVEMTNQRQETVLRLTVLNMLRVRPADSG, from the coding sequence ATGAACTCTGATGCGCCGACGGTCCGTTGCGACCGTTACCTGGAGGACTACCGGCCCGGGGAAAGCCACGACTGCGGCTCGGTCACGGTCACGGAGGAGGAGATCGTCGAGTTCGCGACGCGGTTCGATCCGCAGTTCTTCCACGTCGACCCCGAGGCGGCGGCCGACGGCCCGTTCGGCGGCCTCATCGCGAGCGGTTGGCACACCACGGCGCTGATGATGCGGCTGTACGCCGACCACTACCTCTCCCCCGTCGCGAGCCTGGGCGGTCCGGGCGTGGACGAGCTGCGCTGGACCGCCCCGGTCCGGCCGGGGGACACGCTCCGGCTGCGCGTGACCGTCCTGGAGGCCCGGCCGTCGCGGTCCAAGCCCGACCGCGGGATTCTGCGCAGCCGGGTCGAGATGACCAATCAGCGCCAGGAGACGGTGCTCCGGCTCACCGTGCTCAACATGCTGCGCGTCCGGCCGGCGGACAGCGGCTGA
- a CDS encoding N,N-dimethylformamidase beta subunit family domain-containing protein, which translates to MAATGCDSSAERNGGHRARPSRRGDAARRAEEAERARPGDADWRIRSTGPPDAIEGYADRVSVLPGEEFGLYVSTTAPAFRVSAYRIGWYDGAQARLVWRSGRVAGRKQGVPLFLDATRTVRADWDRSLRVRTRNWPEGAYLLRLDASNRHQRYVPLIVRSRQARGRTVLMHAPATWQAYNTWGGFSLYQGQDGAYGTRSLAVSFDRPYAGSGAEKFLVYERALVVLAERLGLPLAYTTGMDVHLDPAVLRGASAVISLGHDEYWTPQQRQYVTRARDDGTNLAFLGANTCFRRIRLAPGPGGAPARTVICYKTAYRDDPYLVSHRDLVTTDFRQAPAPDPESSLTGVLYEGYPTDAPYVVLDSGHWLFAGTGVDEGDSFDHLVGVEYDRVTPGDPTPAPLRIIAHSPVVCRGRHSHSDSAYYTVPSGAGVFASGTMRWVEALMAGTRENGRNHGMDARTGAFVTRTTENLLRAFAAGPCGRTRPKPKDNVRAVYEAGTRLSWPEADTGTTERT; encoded by the coding sequence ATGGCCGCGACGGGCTGCGACTCCTCGGCCGAACGGAACGGCGGCCACCGCGCCCGCCCGTCCCGTCGCGGCGACGCCGCGCGCCGCGCGGAGGAGGCGGAGCGGGCCCGGCCGGGCGATGCCGACTGGCGCATCCGCTCGACGGGGCCGCCCGATGCCATCGAGGGCTACGCCGACCGGGTGAGCGTCCTGCCCGGTGAGGAGTTCGGGCTGTACGTGTCGACCACGGCCCCCGCCTTCCGCGTATCGGCCTACCGGATCGGCTGGTACGACGGGGCGCAGGCACGGCTGGTGTGGCGGTCGGGCCGGGTGGCCGGCCGGAAGCAGGGCGTGCCGCTGTTCCTCGACGCCACCCGCACGGTGCGGGCCGACTGGGACCGCTCGCTCCGCGTCCGCACCCGGAACTGGCCGGAGGGCGCGTATCTGCTGCGGCTGGACGCCTCGAACCGCCATCAGCGCTATGTGCCGCTGATCGTGCGCTCACGGCAGGCGCGGGGCCGGACGGTGCTGATGCACGCACCGGCCACCTGGCAGGCGTACAACACCTGGGGCGGCTTCAGCCTCTACCAGGGCCAGGACGGTGCCTACGGGACGCGTTCGCTGGCCGTCAGCTTCGACCGGCCGTACGCGGGCAGCGGGGCGGAGAAGTTCCTGGTCTACGAGCGGGCCCTGGTCGTCCTCGCCGAACGGCTGGGCCTGCCGCTCGCGTACACCACGGGGATGGACGTCCATCTGGACCCGGCCGTGCTGCGGGGCGCCTCGGCCGTCATATCGCTCGGCCACGACGAGTACTGGACCCCTCAGCAGCGGCAGTACGTGACCCGGGCCCGGGACGACGGGACCAACCTGGCCTTCCTCGGCGCCAACACCTGCTTCCGCCGCATCCGGCTGGCCCCCGGCCCCGGGGGTGCGCCCGCGCGCACCGTGATCTGCTACAAGACCGCCTACCGTGACGATCCGTATCTGGTGTCCCACCGCGACCTGGTGACCACCGACTTCCGCCAGGCCCCCGCGCCCGATCCCGAGTCCTCGCTGACCGGCGTCCTCTACGAGGGCTATCCGACGGACGCCCCGTACGTGGTCCTGGACAGCGGCCACTGGCTGTTCGCCGGGACCGGGGTGGACGAGGGCGACTCCTTCGACCACCTGGTGGGCGTGGAGTACGACCGGGTCACCCCGGGCGACCCCACCCCGGCGCCGCTGCGGATCATCGCCCACTCCCCCGTGGTCTGCCGGGGGCGGCACAGCCACTCCGACTCCGCGTACTACACCGTGCCGAGCGGGGCGGGGGTCTTCGCCTCGGGCACGATGCGCTGGGTGGAGGCCCTGATGGCCGGGACCCGGGAGAACGGGCGCAACCACGGGATGGACGCGCGCACCGGGGCCTTCGTCACCCGCACCACGGAGAACCTGCTGCGCGCCTTCGCGGCGGGGCCCTGCGGCCGGACCAGGCCCAAGCCGAAGGACAACGTGCGCGCGGTGTACGAGGCCGGGACACGGCTGTCCTGGCCCGAGGCCGACACGGGGACGACGGAACGGACCTAG
- a CDS encoding glycoside hydrolase family 48 protein: MRRLMTALVAALSLPVAMTAAGGAPAHAAAVQCGVDYKTNDWGSGFTAELTISNPGADAIDGWTLTYAYAGNQKLSNGWNGNWSQSGKTVTVTNAAHNTKIAAGGNVTTGAQFSYSGTNTAPTSFAVNGVACRGAHQPPIAVLSSPSPGAVFTSGGTVPMTATAAAADGATITKVEFYSDTKLLGTDTTSPYAFDYTDVPAGDYSLYAKAYDSQGASAESTPVGIHVAAGPALVASPGQLGVQQGKTGTFGVKLSTQPSGNVTVSVARTSGNTGLTISSGATLTFTPANWDTAQQVTIAAADSGTGAATFTATAAGHTKAEVTVTQLAAAKVYDARFLDLYNKITAPSAGYFSPEGVPYHSVETLIVEAPDHGHETTSEAYSYLIWLQAMYGKVSGDWSKFNNAWDIMEKYMIPTHADQSTNSFYNASKPATYAPEWDQPSQYPSQLNGNVAVGNDPIAAELKSAYGTDDIYGMHWIQDVDNVYGYGNAPGKCEAGPSDTGPSYVNTFQRGPQESVWETVTQPTCDSFKYGGKNGYLDLFTGDAAYSKQWKFTNAPDADARVVQAAYWASEWAKAQGKGGQISGNIAKAAKMGDYLRYAMYDKYFKKVGNCVGETTCAAGSGKNSSHYLLSWYYAWGGATDTSAGWSWRIGSSHAHGGYQNPMAAWALSSYADLKPKSATGASDWSTSLKRQLEFYRWLQSSEGAIAGGATNSWQGRYATPPSGTSTFYGMYYDEKPVYHDPPSNQWFGFQAWSMERVAEYYNRTGDASAKTVLDKWVKWALSETTVNADGSYRFPSTLQWSGQPDTWNAASPGANASLHVTVADYTNDVGVAAAYAKTLSYYAAKSGDTKARDTAKALLDGMWNNYQDALGIAVPETRADYNRFDDPVYVPSGWTGTMPNGDTINAGSTFASIRSFYEDDPAWSKVEAYLKGGAVPSFTYHRFWAQADIALAMGSYADLFE, from the coding sequence ATGAGACGGCTGATGACCGCCCTGGTCGCCGCCCTCTCGCTCCCCGTGGCCATGACCGCCGCCGGAGGCGCCCCGGCGCACGCCGCCGCGGTCCAGTGCGGGGTCGACTACAAGACCAATGACTGGGGCTCCGGCTTCACCGCCGAGCTGACCATCAGCAACCCCGGCGCCGACGCCATCGACGGCTGGACCCTGACCTACGCCTACGCCGGCAACCAGAAGCTGAGCAACGGCTGGAACGGCAACTGGTCACAGTCCGGCAAGACCGTCACCGTCACCAACGCCGCGCACAACACCAAGATCGCGGCCGGGGGCAATGTCACCACCGGCGCCCAGTTCAGCTACAGCGGCACCAACACCGCCCCCACCTCCTTCGCCGTCAACGGCGTGGCCTGCCGGGGCGCCCACCAGCCGCCCATCGCGGTGCTGAGCAGCCCGTCCCCCGGCGCCGTCTTCACCTCCGGCGGCACCGTCCCGATGACGGCCACGGCCGCGGCGGCCGACGGTGCCACGATCACCAAGGTCGAGTTCTACAGCGACACCAAGCTCCTCGGCACCGACACCACCTCCCCGTACGCCTTCGACTACACCGACGTCCCGGCCGGCGACTACTCGCTCTATGCCAAGGCGTACGACAGCCAGGGCGCCTCCGCCGAGTCCACCCCCGTCGGCATCCATGTGGCGGCCGGGCCCGCGCTGGTGGCCAGCCCCGGTCAGCTCGGGGTGCAGCAGGGCAAGACCGGGACGTTCGGGGTCAAGCTGTCCACCCAGCCGTCCGGGAACGTCACCGTCTCCGTCGCCCGTACCTCCGGCAACACCGGGCTGACGATCTCCTCGGGCGCCACCCTCACCTTCACCCCCGCCAACTGGGACACCGCCCAGCAGGTGACCATCGCCGCCGCGGACAGCGGCACCGGCGCCGCCACCTTCACCGCGACCGCCGCCGGCCACACCAAGGCCGAGGTCACCGTCACCCAGCTGGCCGCCGCCAAGGTGTACGACGCCCGCTTCCTGGACCTCTACAACAAGATCACCGCACCCTCGGCGGGCTACTTCTCGCCCGAGGGCGTTCCGTACCACTCGGTGGAGACCCTGATCGTCGAGGCCCCCGACCACGGCCATGAGACGACCTCCGAGGCGTACAGCTACCTGATCTGGCTCCAGGCGATGTACGGCAAGGTCAGCGGCGACTGGTCCAAGTTCAACAACGCGTGGGACATCATGGAGAAGTACATGATCCCCACCCACGCCGACCAGTCCACCAACAGCTTCTACAACGCGTCCAAACCGGCCACCTACGCGCCCGAGTGGGATCAGCCCTCCCAGTACCCCTCGCAGCTCAACGGCAATGTGGCGGTCGGGAACGACCCCATCGCCGCCGAGCTGAAGAGCGCGTACGGCACCGATGACATCTACGGCATGCACTGGATCCAGGACGTCGACAACGTCTACGGCTACGGCAACGCCCCCGGCAAGTGCGAGGCGGGGCCGAGCGACACCGGTCCGAGCTATGTCAACACCTTCCAGCGCGGCCCGCAGGAGTCGGTCTGGGAGACCGTGACCCAGCCCACCTGCGACAGCTTCAAGTACGGCGGCAAGAACGGCTATCTGGACCTGTTCACCGGCGACGCCGCGTACTCCAAGCAGTGGAAGTTCACCAACGCCCCCGACGCCGATGCCCGCGTCGTCCAGGCCGCCTACTGGGCCTCGGAGTGGGCCAAGGCGCAGGGCAAGGGCGGCCAGATCTCCGGCAACATCGCCAAGGCCGCCAAGATGGGCGACTACCTGCGCTACGCGATGTACGACAAGTACTTCAAGAAGGTCGGCAACTGCGTCGGGGAGACCACCTGCGCGGCCGGCAGCGGCAAGAACAGCTCCCACTACCTGCTGTCCTGGTACTACGCCTGGGGCGGCGCCACCGACACCTCCGCGGGCTGGTCCTGGCGCATCGGCTCCAGCCACGCCCACGGCGGCTACCAGAACCCGATGGCGGCCTGGGCCCTCAGCTCGTACGCCGACCTCAAGCCCAAGTCCGCGACGGGCGCGAGCGACTGGTCCACCAGCCTCAAGCGCCAGCTGGAGTTCTACCGCTGGCTCCAGTCCAGCGAGGGCGCCATCGCGGGCGGCGCCACCAACAGCTGGCAGGGCCGCTACGCCACGCCGCCGTCGGGCACGTCCACCTTCTACGGGATGTACTACGACGAGAAGCCGGTCTACCACGACCCGCCGTCCAACCAGTGGTTCGGCTTCCAGGCGTGGTCCATGGAGCGCGTCGCGGAGTACTACAACCGCACCGGTGACGCCTCCGCCAAGACGGTCCTGGACAAGTGGGTCAAGTGGGCGCTGTCCGAGACCACCGTCAACGCCGACGGCAGCTACCGCTTCCCGTCCACCCTCCAGTGGTCCGGCCAGCCCGACACCTGGAACGCCGCCAGCCCCGGCGCCAACGCGAGCCTGCACGTCACCGTCGCCGACTACACCAACGACGTCGGCGTGGCGGCCGCGTACGCCAAGACCCTGTCCTACTACGCCGCCAAGTCCGGCGACACCAAGGCCAGGGACACCGCGAAGGCGCTCCTGGACGGCATGTGGAACAACTACCAGGACGCCCTGGGCATCGCGGTCCCGGAGACCCGCGCCGACTACAACCGCTTCGACGACCCGGTCTACGTGCCCAGCGGCTGGACCGGGACCATGCCGAACGGTGACACGATCAACGCCGGCTCGACCTTCGCGTCGATCCGCTCCTTCTACGAGGACGACCCGGCCTGGTCGAAGGTCGAGGCGTATCTGAAGGGCGGCGCGGTCCCGAGCTTCACGTACCACCGGTTCTGGGCCCAGGCGGACATCGCGCTGGCGATGGGGTCGTACGCGGACCTCTTCGAATAG
- a CDS encoding glycoside hydrolase family 5 protein has protein sequence MRAPPRLYALAAAAALALAGTALVPAAAATAASAPATTTAPAAAGPAGAPSKRLAPEAAPPKLRASGNKLVDETGATRRLLGVNRSGGEFMCVQGRGIFDGPVDDASVKAIADWKVNTVRIPLNEECWLGLSHINPAYGGANYIAAVKALVARLEAHGITPVVELHWTHGRYTGGDSHCPDTEYATCQKPMPDAQYTPAFWTSVARTFGNDQAVVFDLFNEPFPDRATSDLTAAWKCWRDGGSCPGIDFPVAGMQTLLNAVRATGAKNLVLIPGVAYSNDLRQWLTYKPNDPAGNLAAAWHGYNFNTCASESCFDQQLAPVIAQVPFVAGEIGENTCSHGYIDRVMAWLDAKGASYLGWTWNTWDCSSGPSLISDYNGTPTNFGVGLRDHLKGMQ, from the coding sequence ATGCGAGCACCACCGCGCCTTTACGCCTTGGCGGCCGCCGCGGCCCTGGCCTTGGCGGGCACCGCCCTGGTGCCGGCCGCCGCCGCCACGGCGGCGAGCGCCCCGGCGACGACGACCGCGCCGGCGGCGGCCGGTCCGGCCGGCGCACCGTCGAAGCGACTCGCCCCCGAGGCCGCACCGCCGAAGCTGCGCGCCTCGGGCAACAAGCTCGTCGACGAGACGGGAGCCACCCGGCGGCTGCTGGGTGTCAACCGCTCCGGCGGTGAGTTCATGTGCGTCCAGGGGCGCGGCATCTTCGACGGCCCGGTGGACGACGCGTCCGTCAAGGCCATCGCGGACTGGAAGGTCAACACGGTCCGGATCCCGCTCAACGAGGAGTGCTGGCTGGGCCTTTCCCACATCAACCCGGCCTATGGAGGGGCCAACTACATCGCGGCGGTCAAGGCGCTCGTCGCCCGGCTGGAGGCCCATGGCATCACGCCCGTCGTCGAGCTCCACTGGACCCACGGCAGGTACACCGGAGGGGACAGCCACTGCCCCGACACCGAGTACGCCACCTGCCAGAAGCCGATGCCGGACGCCCAGTACACCCCGGCCTTCTGGACCTCGGTCGCCCGGACCTTCGGGAACGACCAGGCCGTGGTCTTCGACCTGTTCAACGAGCCGTTCCCGGACCGCGCCACCTCCGACCTCACGGCGGCGTGGAAGTGCTGGCGCGACGGCGGGAGCTGCCCCGGAATCGACTTCCCGGTCGCCGGGATGCAGACCCTGCTGAACGCGGTACGGGCCACCGGTGCCAAGAACCTGGTCCTGATCCCGGGGGTGGCCTACTCCAACGATCTGCGCCAGTGGCTGACGTACAAGCCGAACGACCCGGCGGGCAACCTGGCCGCCGCCTGGCACGGCTACAACTTCAACACCTGCGCCAGTGAGAGCTGTTTCGACCAGCAGCTGGCCCCGGTCATCGCCCAGGTCCCGTTCGTGGCGGGCGAGATCGGCGAGAACACCTGCTCCCACGGCTATATCGACCGGGTCATGGCCTGGCTGGACGCCAAGGGCGCCTCGTATCTGGGGTGGACCTGGAACACCTGGGACTGTTCCTCGGGCCCGTCTCTGATCAGCGATTACAACGGCACGCCGACCAACTTCGGCGTGGGACTCCGTGATCACCTGAAGGGAATGCAATGA